The genome window AGAGGGAACTCGAAGAGGAAAGCTACCTTGAACAATGCAGGCAATCTTCCGTACACAGCAGGTGGTAATGGCACCAGTGGGCTGCGAGGCAAAGAATCGAGTAGATGTGAGTGGCTCCCTACACACTTGAAGGTCAGAATCTACAGCAAAGAGAACTGACCTTGTTATGTTCTTGTAGATTCGGTATTCTGCCATGCTACCAAATCGTTTGTCGGCCGATTCCTGATTCCACATGTGATGAATCAGAATATCACCATTAGCACAGTGAAATCCAATGTCAAGAAAACTAACATCTTGATTTATGTCTAGAACTGCCTACCTCAAGAAGTGGAATGCCGCTGACAAAAAGAAGCAGGAGAGTCAGGAAGATGGGTCCAAACACCACAAGCCATTCTGCACCCTCCAAGACTGAAGTAGAGGCCACAAATATTCcccaccaaaggaaaatctgtgcAATCATACAATAAATTGAATCGACAAATGCAACATGTTGTTCATCAATAAAAGTGAGATTTGGGAATAAAACCAAAGTGAGACGTTTGTAAAACATGTTGTTCATCAATAAAAGTGAGATTTGGGAATAAAACCAAAGTGAGACGTTTGTAAAACCAAAATTGTATGACAACATCGGATGCTTGTCGAAGAAGCAACATTCAAACTCAAGATCTAACATCTTAAAAGTTTTGAACGATCTTGGACCCTATTACCATGCTTCTTACTGCATATTAACTCTAAATTAGTTCTGTAGAATGATCTTCTTGCCCAATACAGACAAGCAAGATGATTAAAGGGAACTACTACTGAACAAGGTACCAAAAGAATGTATTTTCTTCGGTTCGCTTGGGCAGCACAAGTTGCCAAAGCACATAAACAAAATTGGATGAAAAAGAAAGCAGCCAGAAGATAAAATTTGACCGACCTCACCAAAGTAATTTGGATGACGCGAATATTTCCAGAGTCCTGCATTACACCACTTTCCCTTGTTCGCAGGAGAGTTCTTGAATAGCAACTTCTGCTGATCGGCAGTGGCTTCGATAGATATGCCTATGGACCACATTATCCATCCAATAATATCTTGAGGTTTGATGGATGGGTTTCTATCGCTAGCATTTACGATTGTGAGTGGCAAGCTTACGGTCCAGACCCAGACAGCCTGCAGTAAACAAAATTTCTAGTGACAACTTCCTAAAAGTTACAAGATTTGACTTGCAAGTGTATAACCTGGAATATCCAAAAAACAGCCAACTTCCCCAAGTTATTACGCATTTCATCAAACCGCCGATCCTCCCCCCACTGCAGGATCCTGATCGAGACCAGACAAGAGATAGTACCAACTGTTCTTAGGATGAAATCATATGCTTTCAGAATACAAGCATTAATTTTGGCATATTTCTAATATATTACCAATTATtcaatttgatatgttaaaaGCAACTCAGAATCAGCAATAACTATTTC of Musa acuminata AAA Group cultivar baxijiao chromosome BXJ1-7, Cavendish_Baxijiao_AAA, whole genome shotgun sequence contains these proteins:
- the LOC135678668 gene encoding uncharacterized protein LOC135678668, encoding MHRYLPLSLSSLLLLPPRGDKYGLSFLLGGMGTVLDSHFLALTAIVTVGYQFLFFVVTALLKFDKVTDFAGSTNFVILAILTLVVKGSWHFRQIVLTILVALWGLRLGVFLLMRILQWGEDRRFDEMRNNLGKLAVFWIFQAVWVWTVSLPLTIVNASDRNPSIKPQDIIGWIMWSIGISIEATADQQKLLFKNSPANKGKWCNAGLWKYSRHPNYFGEIFLWWGIFVASTSVLEGAEWLVVFGPIFLTLLLLFVSGIPLLEESADKRFGSMAEYRIYKNITSPLVPLPPAVYGRLPALFKVAFLFEFPLYSRSFPHEGRLN